The DNA segment CTCTAATCGTGTTAAGAAACATTAATTTAAAGAGACCTGTAGCCGAAATATATAATGGTATAAGAAGCTTACGTATTGAAACAGCCCCCGACGAAGTGTTGAAAATATTTGAAGAATTAGAGAAGCGCGGTATAATAAAAAAGATTTAATGAATTTTATAAAAAATTAAATAATACTTCTCTAATAATATAATACTTGAAGGGTGATTGAATATGACTGTTGTCTTCATGTTAGTGGAGGTTGAAACTGGAAGAATACACGATGTATTAGAAAAAATGAAGTTAATAGAAGGTGTGAAAGAGTTGTATGCTATTACAGGGCCATACGATATAATAGCTAAAGTTTCAGCTAAAGACATGGAAACTGTTAAAAACATAGTTGAGAAAATCCATGGAATAGATGGAATTGTGAGAACTTTAAGCTCTATAGTCCTACCATTCTAATCTATTAGTTTTTTCTTATCATTAATCTTATTTTAAAAAACTAGGTTGATTAAAAGTTAGCGTATATATTTAAAAATCCAACTTACTCGAATAACCATTTTATAGTTAAATTACCGTTAAGATAAAAAAATTTATATTATAAAGTATTTATTCGGTATTCTAGTTAATGTAGCCCGGTGGTGTAGCGGCCAAGCATCAGGGACTCTGGACAGCTCATATTTTATATGAGCCGGTGGAAATCCTTGGACAGTGGCTGTGCTTAAGCCACCCTGAAAGGAGTTCGAATCTCCTCCGGGCTACCATATTATTCTAATCATTTATTTTGTGAACATATAAGGGGCTGAAAAATGATTAAAGCTGTTTTATTCGATTTATATCTAACTTTAATAGATGTGAGCCGCGTCAATCAAGAGGAGCAGGATAAAGCTGCATATAATGTTGTCTCTAAATTCGGTTTAAAAAAAGGCTTCGAAGAGTTTAAAGATGTTTTCAAGAAAGTTTACGAGAAGTGGAAGGAGTTCAGACAGAAATATCTTATTGAAGTTAATCCGAGAGTTTGGTGGCAGGAAACGCTTTTAAAGCTAGGAATACCTCCTAAGTTGAAACTTGTAGAAAGTATTTTAGAAGAACGGCATAAAATATTTTTAAAACAGATTAAATTATACGATGACGTTATCGATGTTTTAAAGATTTTAAATAAAAGAAATATTTTAATAGGTATAATGAGCAATTGCTCGGATGCGAGATATGCTAAAGAAGAATTAGAGTATTTAGGGTTAGCTGATTACGTCGATTTTTTCATATCCTCCGCGGAGTATGGTAGACGGAAACCTGACGTAAATCTGTTCTTAAACGTGTTATCCAGCATACCTTTCACGAAAGAAGAGATTATCATGATAGGCGACGATTATAAAAACGATGTTGAACCTTGGAGGAGACTAGGAGTCAAAGCTTATTTACTGAGGAGAGAGAGCGGCGACCCGGATGAGAATACAATACACACCTTATATGAATTAAATAAGATTATTTCAATAAATTAAACCACTTTCGCACCGCATTCACTACAGTATTTAGCTGTATTAGAAAGCGGAGCTCCGCATTTACTGCAAAACTTAGCTTCTGTTTTAGATGATTTTAAAGGATGACCGCAATGGATACAGTAGTTTGATGAAACGAGAGATTGACTGCCACAATTAGAGCATACAATCATTCTCATAGCTGGTTGTTGAGCTTGTTGAAGCAGTTGAGGTATAAGCATCATACCTGTTCCTATTGAAGCTGAGCCTGATTTACCTAACTCTTTAGCCGCGGTTTTAACAGTTTCTAAAGTGGCCATTTTATCAGCTGATACACCTTGAGCGATCCAGAAAATCCGTTCGCGATATTCCTCTGTGGTATCGAGTCCTAGAAACTTTAAATCTGTTAACTCAATACCCCACTTTTTAAACACGGTTCGCACACCAGCTTTAACCCGCTCACTTGTCTCGTCTACTTGTGTGAAAACTGTTCTCAGATCATGAGCTGCCAGATAGTCTATGCACTTTTCCACTATAAAGGAGCGGAGAAAATTAGTTACAGATATTGTATCATAAATATGCTGGTTGCCTACAAGATTAATTACGAAAAGTTTAGGATCCTCGATTTTAAAATAGAATTCTCCGTGAAACATCAGAGGCGCCGGATCACTTGACTGGCCTCTGCCACCAAATTTACCCTGAATCTCGGAGCGTGTTACAAATATGATTTCAGCTGTAAAGGGGCTTTTACCCCATCCTCTAAGAGTAGCATACGCTTTCGTTAAAAATGGGAGGTTAGCTGTAGAAAGCTCATATCTGCCTGGACCTAAAACATCATATGCTTTCCCATCCCTGTAAAATATAGCAGCTTGGTTTTCTCTCACGACTAAGGCTGACCCCCAGCCTAATCTATCAACAGGATACTTCCAAACTATATCATAGGCGCCAGCGCTGTTCCATTCAATAACTTGAGGCATACTAACTCACCATTATTCAATAAACCCGTTCATATATTCTTCTCTTTTAGCGAATTTTTCTTCAAACTGGGAGACTGCGTCTTCAACCCTTTTAATCATACTCTTAATTTTTGAAGCATTAAGATCATAACTAGCGTCACATAATTCTTTAACAACTTCACCTATAACAACAGCGTCGTCGAGTAGAGATGAATCAAAATTATACATTCTTTCAAGTTCAGGTTCGTTTATTTTAATCACGCTGAAAAAACCGCTGTAACCATAATCACTGTAAAGAACACGCTGGGTAATTGTTTCAAAATTATAGATTAATTTTTGAAAAAGAGGCCATAATTCTTGCAGGTTAGCTTCTACAACTCTATCTTTCACATCTTTTAATTTATCTAAAGCTCCTTTCAACTTCATATAAATGTTTTCACGTAGAATTTTATCAGTTTCACGCCTAATCTCCTTTGTTTTATAACCATTATATATTGGGATATATCGTATAATTTTCTCTATAAAAGTTCGTTTAGAATCTTTTTCAGCTTTCCTCTTAATTCTCTCAGATTCATTAACCAATAAATACACCACTAGGAAAGTAATTCGCCGAACATGTAAATTATTTATAGATTATTAATATAAGAATTGCGTAAAAAATTAGAAAAATGGGGGTTTATACAACACCCTGATCGATCATCGCTTTAGCTACTTTTAAGAAGCCGGCGATATTGGCTCCAACAACATAGTTTCCTGGATAGCCGTATTTTTTAGCAGTCTCATAGGTTGTCTTGTGAATATTAATCATAATGTTTCTAAGTTTAGCTTCAACTTCCTCCCATGTCCAGCTAAGACGTTGACTGTTTTGAGCCATCTCAAGACCGCTAGTGGCTACACCGCCTGCGTTAGCTGCTTTTCCTGGTCCGAAAGCCACACCATTTTTTATAAGATACTCGGTAGCTTCTAAAGTAGTCGGCATATTAGCACCTTCGCATACCACTTTAACTCCGTTGTTAACAAGAGCACGCGCGTCTTCTAAATCTAGCTCGTTTTGAGTAGCGCATGGCATAGCTATATCTACGTGTGTTCCAATTCTCCACGGTCGCTGGCCTGGTAGATACTGTATGTTTCTACCGAAGTGTTCAGCGTACTCCTTTATTCTACCGCGTTTAACATTCTTTAACTCTAGAATATACTCCCATTTCTTAGCGTCTATACCATCAGGGTCATAAACAGTTCCATCAGAGTCGCTAACCGTTACAACTTTACCGCCTAGCTGCGTTACTTTTTGAACAGCATACTGCGCTACGTTACCTGAACCGCTAATCATCACAATCTTGCCTTTGAAATCCATGTTCTTAACTTTCAACATTTCAGCTGCAAAATATGTTACACCGTATCCTGTAGCTTCTGTTCTTACAAGGGATCCACCCCACTCCAAGCCTTTACCTGTGAGAACACCCGTAAACTCGTTTCGAAGCTTCTTATACATCCCAAACATATAACCTATCTCGCGTGTTCCGACGCCTATATCACCGGCTGGAACATCAGTGTCAGGCCCAACATGTCTGAACAGCTCCAACATGAAAGCTTGGCAGAATCTCATAATCTCTGTTTCAGATTTCCCCTTAGGATCGAAGTCGGCTCCTCCTTTTCCACCACCCATAGGTAGACCTGTTAGAGCGTTTTTAAAGATTTGCTCGAATCCTAAAAATTTAATGATACCTTCGTAAACAGTTGGGTGGAATCTTATGCCGCCTTTATATGGGCCTATCGCAGAGTTGAATTGTATGCGCATACCTCTGTTAACATGTATTTCACCTTTATCGTCAACCCATGGAACACGGAAAATAACTTGACGCTCAGGTTCAACTATTCGTTCGAGTATTTTATGTTGTTTAAACTCTGGGTGTTTTTCAATAGCAGGTCTGAGAGATTCTAAAACTTCTTTAACAGCTTGATGAAATTCTTTCTGGGCCGGGTTTTTATCAACAACAGTTTCATAAACACTAGTAATGTAATCAACCATTTTAAACAACCCCGTGAAAATTAATTTATATATTTTAACGTTTTAAACAGTGAAGCGAAGTGTTATATAACTTTATCGATGGGAACCAGTTACAATCCTATAAAAAGTTTTAACGCATGACCTTTGAGAGTTTATTCGAAAATGATTTACATGCTAATATAGATCTGGAGATTTTTTATCAAACAGTTTTAAGCTTTTCAACTGGCGCCGTGGCTTTAAAAGGTGGAATCGAAGCTATTGCATTCTCTAAGGGTATTCTAATTTTTAGATTCGAGCTGCGCTAACCTTAAAGGAAAGTGTGCAGCTGGTGAAGGAGACCTTGCCATAATTAATTCAACGGATAAAGCGGAAACCTGGAGTAATAGAGATGGAGAAGCTTTTAGAAAAATCACAGGAGCGGATGCGGAGACGAAGAACACGAGGCTTAAGTCTTAAAATTAACCCCCTCTCTAATAAAGATACACTAATAAATACAATTATGAATACTAGGATAGTTACAGCTTAATTTTAAATCTTTTTAAAATTAAAATATAGGCAAAATATGGGAAGGGTGATGTTTATGGAGCTGCCTAAAAGCTTAGTTAAATGTCCTTTCACACCTCACATAATAAGAGCTGGACGCGGTTTCAGCTTAGGTGAGATAAAAGAAAGCGGCGTGGAAATAAACTTGCTTAAAAAATTGGGAGTATACGTTGATAGAAGAAGGCGAAGCGTTCATAAAGAGAATATTAATGCTTTAAAAAATATTCTAAAAATAATGGAAAAAACTGAGACTAGTAGAAAAATTAAGGAAGATAAAACTTTAAAAACAGGCGTTAAGAAAAAAGCGGTTAAAAAAACAGGTAAAACAGTTGAAGAAAATGCGAGTTAAAAATAACATTTAAAATTTTAATTCATTTACTCTATAACTTTTTTACATTATTCAAACTTTTTATTAAATTTTAATCAACTAATTTTTAATCTTGGAAAAAGCTAAAATAATGCTATTATTAAATTTATTTTATAGGGGAGTAACTTGAGTAAAAAATGTGCGACTGAAATTTTAACGATGGGTTCTGATGAAATCCAGAAAATTCTTTATAAAGCTAAAGTTATAGCGGTTGTAGGAATGTCACGTGATCCAAGTAAACTCGCCCATATAATACCTAAATATTTATTAGAGCACGGTTATCAGATTATTCCAATCAATCCTAATGCAAAAGAAATATTAGGGTTAAAATCCTATAGCTCTCTTGAAGATGTGCCTGATAATATTAAAATAGATATTTTAGAAATATTCAGACCGCCTGAGGAGATACCCGCTTTAGTTGAAGTCGCTCATAAAAAACGGATCCCAGTAGTCTGGTTGCAAGTAGGTTTAAGAAGTAAAGAGGCGGCTGAGAAAGCGGCTAAATACGGTATAATATTTGTAGAAAACCTTTGTATAAGAAGAGAGCATATGTTAATGATGGGGACATTCTTCTAAGCGAAGCCTATAAAAATCACTTTTTATAGTATTTCTATAAAATTTTATTTAACTAAGAATATTACGCAATCGTAAAACGCTAATTAAATTTTATAAGTTTTTTATCATATTTAATCTCTTTTCAACTTCTTCATGGCTCATATTAAACTCAGGGCCGGTGTATTCTACCATTATAGAAGCGGCTGCGGAAGCATAATACGCTGCTTCGATAAGGCTGTCTCCGGATAACAGTCGAGTGATGAACGCCCCCGCGTAACTGTCACCAGCCCCGGTGGGATCACGCGCAAACGTTTTATAAGGTGGAATCTTAAACACTTCGCCGTTAAATGATATAACCGAGCCCTTTTCACCTAAAGTAACTATTGCCACACCTCCACCGCACCACTCTGAAAGTAACATAGCGGACTTAGAAGGGTCTTTTAAACCGGTTAAAGCTTCAGCCTCAAATTCGTTAGGTTTAACAAAGTCGACTAATCCTATTATCTCCTTTACTTCATTTAAGTTGAATACATGTTCAATTATATTATTATAGCCTATTTTTCGAATAATCCCCTGCGGATCTAGGAATAATTTCCCTTTGCATATTTTTTTCAAAGATTCCACGAAGCCCCGGTCTATTTCACTTAATATCGGCCCGAGTAGAATAAATTTAGCATTTTTCATAGCTTCAACAGCTGTGTTTGAAAGTTTTTCAAATCGAATTCTCTCAGCGACGCCTAATACTTGAAGTGTTCTATCACCGTTATCGAAGTAAACTAATTTGAAGCCACCTGTGCTTTTACTATATAAAATCTGTAAGGCTTCAACCCCAAATCTTTTAAGATCACTAATAAATCGCTCACGGTAATCTGGTCCAACAGCCCCTATTAACCCTACTCTCTCAACTCCAAGTCTTTTAGCAACTAAAGCAGCGTTTGTACTACAACCTGATAGAACACGCCCATTCGTGGAAATGTAAGGCGTGATTATTTCATCGTACACAGGGTTTCCAACCGCTATTAAACCAAACACTTCAACCACCTTTAGTCATATCCCACGTGTATTTGAGGCGTTGAATAACCGTGATCTGAGAGAGAACAGTGATAAGAAGTAAAGCGAGATCTAGAATCGTGAATGAGAGAACCACCGGCGCACTATAAAAATAGGTTAGTAAGCAACCCACGATCAAAATTAAAAGTTTCTCCTGTCTTTCAGCTAATCCAACAGTACACTTCTCAAGTTTCCCAACAGATTCCGCTTTCGCCCTAACAAAACTCGCCATAATCATACTGAAGATAGTTATAAACGGAATATACCAGAGTGAATAAAGGCTGAAGGCTAAACCGAACACTATATTGAATTCCGCGTAGCGGTCGAGTAAATGATCCCATACAGCTCCGAACCTTGTTGATTTACCTGTAGCTCTAGCTACAGCACCATCTAACATGTCGACGAATCCTGTTAAGATTATAAATATTACCCCTAAAACTAACATGTTTAACGCTAACACTACACCAGCGCAAATACTCACAAGAAAACTTATAAACGTTATAATGTTAGGTGTTAAACCAAGCTTTGAGAAGAACACACCTACAGGGGACATCATCTTCTGGTATTTTTCCCTCAGCTTACCTAACATAAGCGCTCAACCTACTTTTTCAACAGTTTTTAATAATTTGCAACGTTTATTAAGTATTGGTGTTTATTCTCGATAGGTGTTGAAAGAGTATTTAAACTAATCTTAGCTAGGGGATATCTATGAGCGAGATGAGGGTTTGGATAGAAGAAATCGCAGATGAAATACTGAAACGAAAAACGGATAAAATTGTAATTAATTCAGGGAAATCTATAAGCGGTAGAATTCATATAGGAATATTCAGAGAGCTTTTCATTTGTGATAGTTTAAAAAGAATTTTAGATAAGAAAGGGTTTGATGCTGAATTCTATTTCATATTAGACGACTATGACCCTGCTAAAAAATTCCCATCTTACATTCCCTCCGACTATGATAAGTATATTGGAGCGCCGTTTTCAGACATCCCAAGTCCCTTCAGCGAAGGAGAATCATACGCTGAATTCTTTGCAAAAGAGTTGATTTCAACATTCTCATCATTCGGGTTAAACCCTAAGATCTTATGGACTTCGAAACTCTATAACACAGTTGAAATGAAAAATATAATTAGAACAGTGATAAATAAAGTAGACGAAATTAGAAGCATATTAATTAGCTACGTGGGAGAGACATTAAACGAAGAAGATGCGGAGGAATATAGAAGAGAAGTAGCTGAGCGTTATCCAATCAGCGTTGTTTGTAAACGATGCGGTAAAATGCAAGTAATCGATAAAGGGAAAATAAAACCGAACAGAGTATTAAACTATATTAAAGAAACGGATGAAGTGATCTATTACTGTCATTCATGCAAAAAAGAATTTAAAGAAAAACTAGAGGATGCTCGACTTAAACTTACTTGGAGAGTGGACTGGCCTGCTAAATGGTTTCTATTAAAAGTTACATGTGAGCCGGCTGGAAAAGACCACACTGTTAAAGGAGGAGCGTATGACACTGGGCTTCGAATATGCCAAGAGGTCTTCGGCTATGAAGGACCTGTTAAAATCGGATATGAATGGCTAAGGTACGGAGATGTAGATATGAAAACTCATAAAGGAATCATATTCACCCCTCGAGAATACCTAGAGATCGGCCAGCCGGAAGTTCTTAGATATCTGATTATACGCACACCGCCATCTAAACACATAAGCTTCAGACCTGAGCTTCTACCACAGTACATCGACGAATATGAGCGGTTTGAAAGAGTTTTCTTCAATAATCAACTTGACGCAAGCGACGAGGAAAAATATGAGGCGAGCATACTATATCCGTTAACACTGGTAGATGAGAAAATTCAAACTATTAAACCGAAGCTGCCGTTCAGGTTTGCAGTTATCTTCTCCCAGTTAAAAGAGATAATGAACCCACAGGCGATCATGGTTAAAGCCCAGGAAGTTGTTAAAAAAATATATAAAATACCAGTTATCACGGATAGGGAGTTAAAAGAAATAGAGGAAACGATTAGAAAAGCCGCGAACTGGGTTTTAAAATATGGTTCTGAAAACTATAAGATACATATTTCCAAGAGTATAAGCGGGGATATTAAAGAAAGCTTAACAGAAGCTCAGAAAACTGTTATAAGAAAAGTTGCAGAGCTACTCTCTCAAGGAGACTTCACAGAAGAGGAACTACAGAATAAAATATTCAATATTATAAAAGAAGTTGAAGGGTTAGACGTTAAAAAAGGCTTTGAATCAATATACATGGTGATTTTAGGGAAAAAATACGGGCCTAGACTAGGCTCATTTCTGTTATCTTTGGATAGAGACTGGTTGATTGAAAGATTAAATACGGTTCTAAAATAGTTTAAAAGTGAACGGAAATGCCACCTATAATATCCTATATTTTAATTATAACGAAAATAGGTAGAGAACATGAAATAGCGGAGTCAACTAGAAAGATTAAAGGAGTTACTGAAAGCCTTATAGTCTACGGACAGTTTGATATCGTTGTTCGAATAGAAACGGAAACCCTTCAAGAATTAGATCGAGCAGTCACTTTAATAAGAAAGATGGATGGGGTTGAACAGACGAGCACACTGATTTCATCTTAGAAATTATATTACTCCACTGAATTTTCTAATAGCCTCTTCCCCTCTTTCACCTTTAACGACGCCTAGACGGTTCGCTGAATCAGTTAACTCTTGAACTTCAGCGTCCCACATATCCTCGAAGTTTTTAACACCTCTTACAATAGCCACTGGGACGTTAAATTTCGCAGCTGTTTTCAAATCGAAATAACCGCAGGAGAGAACGCCCTTCTCCCCTATTATTAAAAGCAGAGGCGGATTTAGCACATCCACTTTTAAACCGACCACTATCTTATTATCTACATTAAATGATTTTAAAGTAAACATTTACATCACCCGTAAACTATTAAATAAGATAATAGAATAGTTAGATATAAAATTAGAGATACCAGAATTATAACGGTGGCCTTAATGCCTAAAGCTTTAGCTTTAATAAAATGGGATAACGTTATGGGAGCTGTTTTAGAATCAAAAGTCCCAGCTGATTATGAAATCAACGACGAAGAGATTATGAGAATATACATGTCCCATACTATTGGAAACGCGGAAGCCCACCCTGTTTTAACAATGAAACTAGGGGATTTAAGCGTAGCTAGCAAGTTTATAAAACTATCAAAAGGAGAACAAATCGTAATAGTCTTCTTTTTAAAAGAAAATGAGCCTGCTGAAAAATTTACTAAAATACTTGAAGAAATCTCGGATGGGATAGTAAACAGGAGGGGGAGCTCAGGGTTTGAAGATTATTTAAAAGAAGTTCTTGAAACCGTTGAAGCTAAAATAAAACTGGAAGAAGAGATTCCGAGAAAAATATTAGCTGAATACGGGCTGAGCAGAGAAGAGACTGAAGCTTACCTGGCAATGGTGGATAAAGGTCCTATTTCAGTGGGTGAAATAGGTTTATACGCTCACGTTCAGGAAAGTCAAGCTGTCGAGATAGCGAATAGATTAGTGAAATTAGGTTTATTAAAAACTATTCCTGGTACAAGAAGATACTTTCAAGCTATACCACCTTACACAGCTCTTTTAAAGCAGCTAGGAGATTTCAGAGAGTTCCTAGCGTCGCTTCACAGCGCTGTTCCAACAGTTTTATCAGATCAATTCCAACTCTTCGAAGAAGAAGTCAACAATGTTAAATCGAAGATTTCTAAAGCGTTCGAAGACCAGCTTAAAATGAAAGTTTTCAAAGCATTCATCGAAAATATGGTTCAAAACATAGTTGGCAAAGAACTTGACAGGCTTAAAAATCTATTTCAAGAGAGAGTTGTTGAAGCGCTGAAAAACATTATATTAAACGTGGACGAGCATATCTCGGTTTCAGAGGATACTATGTCAGCATTGTGGAGGAGGGCTAAGTCAACTATAACATTCAAATTCACAGATGTATGGTTCGTTACAGGTGTAGAAGGCTTCAAAGCTCAAATATCAGATATGTTAAGCCGAGCTAAAACCCGCATATTAATAGTTACACCTGAATTAAAAGATCTTGAGATAGGCTACTTCACTAATTTAAAAGAATGGGTTAATGTTAGAATAGCCACAAGCATGGATTACAATAACAGTGAAGATAGGAAAATATACGGTGAATTAGTTAAAAACCCTAATATAAGCATAAAAATTTATTCACGTAAAGATCTTTGGGCTATGGATAAAGATAGAGAGGAAATCCTCATAGGAGCTGTAGCTGAGCAGGGCACCCCTGTGGGAATAGCATCTATCGTACCTGAACATATAAGAATGTTTATGCCGATAATCGAGCAGGCGTGGGTAGAGGCGCGTAAACCTTTTTAAAGGTGGAAAGTAATATGAGACTGCTGTTAATTCACGCAAAAACAATGAAGTATAGGGTAACTGAAGAGGTTAAAATATCTGCCAAAGACCTGGTTGACGAAGAGAATAAATGGTTTGAATTTAGAAATGTATTAGTTTCATTCACAGCCATAGAAGCCTCCGATGAAACTGATCCTGAAAGAATAGCAGATAAATGTGTGGAAGAATTAATTCAAGTTAATGAGAGAATTAAAGCGGAGAGAATTCTAATATACCCTTACGCTCACCTCTTCGCACCCCACCTCGCGAAACCCAAAACAGCTATTCAGATTTTAAATCTAATAGAAGAAAAATTAAAAGAGAGAGATATGGAAGTTTACAGAGCTCCCTTCGGATGGTATAAAGAATTCAACATCCATTGTCTAGGACACCCACTCTCCGAGAGTTCTAGAATAATATCACTTGAAAACTGAAATTTTTTAGAATACAGTCTTAGATAAACGAGTAAAGATTTTCAAGGAGAAAACAGAGTTGAATAGAGTCAGCCGGTTTAAGAAGATTATAGAAGAAAAAGCGATTAAAAAATTCTTGGTAAGCTCACCGGTCAACATATACTATTTAACAGGGTTTCAGCCTACTACAGAAGCATATTTACTATATACTGAACAAGACGGATTCGAATTACATGTTACAAGTATAGATTACCTTGAAGCTAAAAACTTTGAAAGAGACTTCACAGTTGTGAAAACACCTATAGAACTAACAATCAGCGATCACATGAAAAATAGACTTGAAAAAATAAACGGTAACATATTCATAGAATACAGCCACCTAACATATTCACTCTTCAACAAATTTTTCAACACCGGTAACGTGAAATGCGAGAACGGAGATGAAATAATAATCTCAATGAGAGAAGTTAAAGACCTGGATGAAATAGAGAAAATCACTAAAGCCATTAAAATAACTGAGAAAGGAGTTTTAACAGCTCAACAAAATATTTTGGAAGGTAAAACAGAACTAGAGCTAGCCGCTGAAACAGAATATGAGATGAGAAGAAACGGAGCTGAATGGTTCTCGTTCGAAAGTTTGATAGTAGCGGGTGTGAGAAGCGCTAACCCGCATGCGAAAAGTACACTAAATAAACTGAATAAAAAAGATCTTGTAATAGTGGACATAGGATGCAGATATGAAGGTTACTGCGCGGATATAACTAGAACATTCACCGTGGGAGAAGCCGATAAACGGCAAAAAGAAATATATGATTTAGTTAGAGAAGCCCAAGAACACGCTATTGAAAAAATAGAACCCGGCGTTAAAGCAAGTTTCATAGATTTAACAGCACGCGAATACCTAAAAGAAAAAAACTACGATCAGTATTTTATACACACTCTCGGACACGGCATAGGTTTAGAAATCCATGAAGCCCCCCCGATATCATTTAGAAACAATTCGAATATAAAACAGGGAAACGTGTTCACAATTGAACCCGGCGTC comes from the Candidatus Odinarchaeum yellowstonii genome and includes:
- a CDS encoding threonyl-tRNA synthetase editing domain-containing protein: MRLLLIHAKTMKYRVTEEVKISAKDLVDEENKWFEFRNVLVSFTAIEASDETDPERIADKCVEELIQVNERIKAERILIYPYAHLFAPHLAKPKTAIQILNLIEEKLKERDMEVYRAPFGWYKEFNIHCLGHPLSESSRIISLEN
- a CDS encoding aminopeptidase P family protein — encoded protein: MNRVSRFKKIIEEKAIKKFLVSSPVNIYYLTGFQPTTEAYLLYTEQDGFELHVTSIDYLEAKNFERDFTVVKTPIELTISDHMKNRLEKINGNIFIEYSHLTYSLFNKFFNTGNVKCENGDEIIISMREVKDLDEIEKITKAIKITEKGVLTAQQNILEGKTELELAAETEYEMRRNGAEWFSFESLIVAGVRSANPHAKSTLNKLNKKDLVIVDIGCRYEGYCADITRTFTVGEADKRQKEIYDLVREAQEHAIEKIEPGVKASFIDLTAREYLKEKNYDQYFIHTLGHGIGLEIHEAPPISFRNNSNIKQGNVFTIEPGVYIPGWGGIRIEDIILVGEKKAKVLTNLPKVI